A region from the Nostoc sp. HK-01 genome encodes:
- a CDS encoding acetamidase/formamidase, whose amino-acid sequence MTHHSLKATKKTVHLGGFSHLLTPALTIDSGDTIDVETFTGYYIYDKAPPEFLTPEFVDICQNLPDERKIAGGPHLLTGPIYVRDAEPGDVLEVKLEAIAPRLPVGFNAIRPGWGALPEHFTQPALRFIPLDLANNIAEFPANSRIKIPLKPFFGILGVATPTSDRNSIPPGNYGGNIDNRELQAGSRLFLPIYVPGALFSLGDGHSAQGDGEVNVTAIETSMNGKISLKLRQDLSLTTPIAETPTDIITMGFAGTLDAALEQALKNMIDFLKHFANLSAEDAYVLCSLAVNFRITQVVNSPQKGVHGMLPKSILSPKIIL is encoded by the coding sequence ATGACTCACCACAGTTTAAAAGCGACCAAAAAAACAGTACATCTTGGTGGTTTCTCCCATTTATTAACACCAGCACTCACTATTGATTCTGGTGACACCATTGATGTTGAAACCTTCACAGGTTACTACATTTATGACAAAGCGCCACCAGAATTCCTCACCCCAGAATTTGTGGATATCTGCCAAAATCTGCCAGATGAACGGAAAATTGCTGGAGGGCCGCATTTACTTACAGGGCCGATTTATGTGCGCGATGCCGAACCAGGAGATGTATTAGAAGTAAAACTAGAAGCGATCGCACCACGTTTACCAGTTGGCTTTAATGCTATTCGTCCAGGTTGGGGAGCCTTACCAGAACATTTTACCCAGCCTGCGTTGAGATTCATTCCCTTAGATTTAGCTAATAATATTGCAGAATTTCCCGCCAATAGCCGCATCAAAATTCCCCTCAAACCCTTTTTTGGTATCCTGGGGGTTGCAACTCCTACAAGCGATCGCAATTCCATTCCCCCCGGTAATTATGGCGGTAACATCGATAACCGCGAACTCCAAGCAGGTTCGCGGTTATTTTTACCCATTTACGTTCCCGGAGCATTATTTTCTCTTGGTGATGGACATTCTGCACAAGGAGATGGAGAAGTAAATGTTACCGCCATTGAAACCTCTATGAACGGTAAAATATCCCTCAAACTTCGCCAAGATTTATCACTCACAACACCCATTGCCGAAACCCCCACAGATATCATTACAATGGGCTTTGCTGGAACTTTAGATGCAGCCCTAGAACAAGCTTTAAAAAATATGATTGATTTTTTGAAGCATTTTGCCAATTTATCAGCAGAAGATGCTTATGTTTTGTGTAGTTTAGCTGTAAATTTTCGCATCACCCAAGTTGTGAACAGTCCTCAAAAAGGAGTTCACGGGATGTTACCCAAATCAATCTTGTCCCCTAAAATTATTTTGTGA
- a CDS encoding peptidase S1 and S6 chymotrypsin/Hap — protein sequence MQNQIPDGNNPLNSNLDTKYRKQASWKKAAASLSLVLLGSGMTLTGGYLANHKSQVSESASNLALSRVNAAPPIVAGTDPNFVTQVVQKVGPAVVRINSSRTVKSQLPDEFNDPLLRRFFGSQLPEAQERVERGTGSGFIISGDGQILTNAHVVDGADTVTVILKDGRSYQGKVLGKDDLTDVAVVKIQASNLPTVSVGNSDQLQPGEWAIAIGNPLGLDNTVTTGIISATGRSSNQIGASDKRVDFIQTDAAINPGNSGGPLLNARGEVIAMNTAIIQGAQGIGFAIPIATAQRIANQLISTGKVEHPYLGIQMIGLTPQLKQNINSDPNSGLSIDEDKGVLVVKVLPNSPAAKAGLRAGDVIQKLEGNAVTDAESVQKAVDQSRIGGDLRLELRRNGQTLNLSVRPGAFPSQVQ from the coding sequence ATGCAAAATCAAATACCAGACGGAAATAACCCATTAAATAGCAATTTAGATACCAAATACCGCAAACAAGCGTCTTGGAAGAAAGCAGCAGCTTCTCTATCGCTAGTGTTGCTAGGATCTGGTATGACCTTGACAGGTGGTTATCTTGCTAACCATAAGTCGCAGGTGTCGGAAAGTGCATCGAATTTGGCCTTGAGTCGAGTTAATGCTGCACCGCCTATCGTGGCTGGTACAGACCCTAATTTTGTGACTCAGGTGGTACAGAAGGTAGGCCCAGCAGTCGTGCGAATTAATTCTTCACGCACTGTAAAAAGTCAATTACCAGACGAGTTCAATGACCCATTGTTACGCCGCTTTTTTGGTTCACAACTACCAGAAGCTCAAGAAAGAGTAGAGCGCGGTACTGGTTCTGGGTTTATTATCAGTGGTGATGGTCAGATTTTGACTAATGCTCACGTTGTTGATGGTGCTGATACAGTAACAGTCATCCTCAAGGATGGGCGGAGTTATCAAGGTAAGGTTTTAGGAAAAGACGATTTAACTGATGTAGCGGTTGTCAAAATTCAAGCCAGCAATTTGCCTACAGTCAGTGTGGGTAACTCTGACCAATTGCAACCAGGAGAATGGGCGATCGCGATCGGCAATCCTTTAGGATTAGATAATACAGTAACTACAGGTATCATCAGCGCCACTGGACGCAGTAGTAATCAAATTGGTGCATCTGATAAGCGTGTAGATTTTATTCAAACTGATGCAGCAATTAATCCTGGTAACTCTGGCGGGCCGCTACTCAATGCCCGTGGTGAAGTAATCGCCATGAATACAGCTATTATTCAAGGAGCGCAAGGTATAGGTTTTGCTATTCCTATCGCTACAGCACAACGCATTGCTAATCAACTGATCTCTACAGGTAAAGTTGAGCATCCTTATCTGGGAATTCAGATGATTGGATTAACACCACAACTAAAACAAAATATTAATTCTGATCCCAATAGTGGTTTAAGTATTGATGAAGATAAAGGTGTTTTAGTTGTGAAAGTTCTGCCTAATTCACCAGCCGCAAAAGCCGGACTACGTGCGGGTGATGTTATTCAAAAACTGGAAGGTAACGCTGTTACAGACGCTGAGAGTGTCCAGAAAGCAGTTGATCAAAGTCGAATTGGCGGAGATTTGCGCTTAGAGTTACGCCGTAATGGACAAACATTGAATTTGTCCGTGCGTCCTGGTGCTTTTCCATCTCAAGTGCAGTAG
- a CDS encoding alpha amylase catalytic region: MANLIEFKLFAPRNEQASLIGSFSDWQDIPLEKTENGYFQTQISLADGIYSYKFRVQTKSPQFQLNEWVDVIDPYATDIDEAREYGVMQIKNGERIIDTYIWQYDDHPLPPNEELVIYELHIADFTGDESEPDKRGKYLGAIAKLDYLCELGINAIELMPVNEYPGDYNWGYKVRHFFATESSYGTTEDLKQFIDECHSRGIRVFLDGIYNHTDEACPLMLIDRNYWYYEHKHYPEDPDNYWGPEFNYNNYDEKLNIKPAWKYIGDVVQFWIKEYHVDGIRFDAVRQLANFEFLEWLAQQAKQSAAPKQFYNIAEHIPDTSTVVKPDGPLDACWHESFHYFIIPLICGDKFELEEVMSVLDPRKQGYATSINVINYLATHDRERLLRELGDRGIFGKKAFTKAKLAAVVLMTAMGIPMLWMGDEFGEYQQKSKSVTQPKKINWSLLANVQNYELFQYYQKLIALRQQTPALQSDNINFFHTNAEAKVLAYIRWHNQGSQVAIVLNFSHQHLIDYAIPNFPMTESWYDWCDNCQIKVSEDTLLTNIPGYTAKIFISQPH; the protein is encoded by the coding sequence ATGGCAAATTTAATTGAATTTAAATTATTTGCTCCCCGTAATGAACAGGCAAGTTTAATCGGCTCTTTTTCTGACTGGCAAGATATACCATTAGAAAAAACCGAAAATGGCTATTTCCAGACTCAAATATCATTAGCAGATGGAATTTACTCATATAAATTTCGAGTGCAAACAAAAAGTCCTCAGTTTCAACTTAATGAATGGGTAGATGTAATTGATCCCTACGCTACAGATATTGATGAAGCCAGAGAATATGGTGTGATGCAGATTAAAAATGGTGAACGAATTATCGACACATATATTTGGCAATATGATGATCATCCCCTGCCACCAAATGAAGAATTAGTCATATATGAATTGCATATTGCAGACTTTACTGGCGATGAAAGTGAGCCTGATAAACGTGGTAAATATTTAGGAGCGATCGCCAAACTAGATTATCTTTGTGAACTAGGCATCAATGCAATTGAATTAATGCCTGTAAATGAATATCCTGGTGATTATAATTGGGGTTATAAAGTTCGCCATTTCTTTGCTACTGAATCTAGTTATGGGACTACAGAAGATTTAAAGCAATTTATTGATGAATGTCATAGTAGAGGCATTCGGGTTTTTCTCGATGGAATTTACAATCACACAGATGAAGCATGTCCGTTAATGCTAATTGATAGAAATTATTGGTATTACGAACATAAACATTATCCTGAAGACCCTGATAATTACTGGGGGCCAGAGTTTAACTATAATAACTACGATGAAAAATTAAATATCAAACCTGCATGGAAATATATTGGAGATGTAGTACAATTTTGGATTAAAGAGTACCATGTTGATGGTATTCGGTTTGATGCAGTGCGCCAATTAGCTAACTTTGAATTTTTAGAATGGTTGGCACAACAAGCAAAACAAAGTGCCGCACCAAAACAGTTTTATAATATTGCCGAACACATTCCCGACACCAGCACTGTAGTCAAACCAGATGGGCCATTAGATGCTTGTTGGCATGAAAGTTTTCACTATTTTATAATTCCTTTAATTTGTGGAGACAAATTTGAATTAGAGGAAGTCATGTCGGTATTAGATCCGAGAAAACAAGGTTATGCCACAAGCATAAATGTAATCAATTATTTAGCTACCCATGACCGTGAACGGCTATTAAGAGAATTAGGCGATCGCGGTATTTTTGGTAAAAAGGCATTTACTAAAGCTAAATTAGCAGCCGTTGTACTTATGACAGCAATGGGTATACCTATGCTATGGATGGGTGATGAATTTGGTGAATATCAACAAAAAAGTAAAAGCGTAACTCAACCCAAAAAAATTAATTGGTCTTTACTAGCAAACGTCCAAAATTATGAGTTATTTCAGTATTATCAAAAACTCATTGCTTTACGTCAGCAAACTCCAGCTTTGCAAAGTGACAATATTAATTTTTTTCACACCAATGCTGAGGCTAAAGTCTTAGCATATATTCGTTGGCATAATCAAGGTTCTCAAGTTGCTATAGTCCTCAACTTTTCTCATCAACATCTCATTGATTACGCCATTCCAAATTTTCCGATGACTGAATCTTGGTACGATTGGTGCGATAATTGTCAAATAAAAGTTAGCGAAGATACTTTATTAACTAATATCCCAGGCTATACCGCTAAGATATTCATTTCCCAGCCACATTAA